The Flavobacterium sp. 1 genome contains the following window.
ATCATTTATTGTTTTCGTATCACGGTATTCCGGAGCGTCATATTCGCAAAACCGATGTAACCAAATCGCACTGCAAAATTGACGGTTCCTGCTGTAACACGCCGTCGCCGGCACATGATTTTTGCTATCGCCATCAATGTTACGAAACGACCAGACAAGTGGTTAAATTACTGAATCTTCCAGAAGACAAATACAGCCTGACTTTTCAGTCCAGATTGGCAGGCGACAAATGGCTGGAACCTTATACTGATGTCGAAATTGATAAAATGCCCGAAAAAGGAATTAAAAATCTTGCCGTTGTAACTCCGGCTTTTGTTTCGGATTGTCTAGAAACATTAGAAGAAATTGCAATGCGCGCCAAAGAAGATTTTGAAGCCAAAGGAGGAGAGAATTTCTTAGCAATTCCATGTTTGAATGATGATGACGAATGGTGTGAAACGGTTAGTAATTGGATTAATGATTGGGCTAAATAGAAAATAGAAAAAAGAGAATAGAAAAAAGACTTAAATGGAAATCTATAACTACCTAAAATCCCTGCACCTCATCTTTGTAATCACTTGGTTCGCCGGACTTTTTTATATTGTCCGTTTGTTTGTGTACCAGATAGAAGCAGCTGACAAACCTTCGCCAGAAAAAGAAATCCTGCAAAAGCAGTACAAAATAATGACCTACCGCTTGTGGTACATCATTACTTGGCCAAGTGCTGTTTTTGCTAGTATTTTTGCTTTTTGGATGCTGTTTTTTACTCCAATGGGAAAAGCTTGGTTACAAATGCCATGGATGCATGTAAAACTTGGCTTTGTTTTTGTGCTGTATTTATATCATTTAAAATGCCAGCAGATTTTCAGTCAACTGCAGAGAGATGAGGTCAAATACACCACCAATTTTATGCGTTTGTGGAATGAAATAGCCACGATTATATTATTTGCGGTTGTATTTTTGGTTGTATTAAAGAATGCCGTGAACTGGATTTACGGTGTAATCGGTATTTTTATATTTTCAATTACAATCATGCTAGGTTTTAAATTTTACAAAAAAATCAGGGAGAAAAACAATTCATAATCATGTTTAAAGGATACAAGATTCCGTTAATTTCATTACGTTTTAGAATCTTCATTTCAATGATTATACTAATCATTGCCACCTCCCTTTTACTCATAACCATTTCCATCATTCAGTATAAAAATGTCGCCAAGAAATACAATCAAAGGCGGATAGAAGGCATGGAAATGTATGTGAAAAAGCATATTGATTATATGCTTTCAACAACAGATTATCCACTCACTGATGATAATATCAAGATAATTTTTAAGGACAAAATCCACGAAATATCAGATATTCAAAATACTGAAATACAAATCTATTCTTTAGATGGAAAATTGATAAAATCATCAAAAGAATCTTTTTCGATAGAAAAATATACCCCTACAGTCTCAAAATTCATCCTTCGATTAGTTAATTCGTCAATAGATAAAAGGTTTCTTGAAGTTAAAACCGTTAATGGAATAAAATATCGATCTTCTTATAGTTTAATAAAAAACAAAAAGTTTAAACCAATTGCCATTCTAAAATTACCCAATATTCCTGATGATGGTTATTACGAAAAGGAATTAAACAGTTTTTTAATCCGTTTGGTGCAAGTCTATTCGCTAATGATTGCAATAGCCTTTGGACTGGCTTACATACTGTCTTCATTTATCACTAAGCCTATTTATGATTTTGCTGAAAAATTAAGAGAAACCAGTTTGAACCAAAAGAATGAAAAAATTCCGTTTTCGGCAAAGATTAAAGAAATCAACATGCTATTGATCGCCTATAATAGAATGACCGAAGAACTTGAAAGAAACGCTATTGTACTCGCTCAAAATGAGCGGGATCTGGCTTGGAGAGAAATGGCCAAACAAGTGGCTCACGAAATCAAGAATCCGCTTACGCCAATGCGCCTTACAATTCAAAGCTTTCAGCGAAAATTTAATCCTGAAGAACCAAATATCAGACAAAAATTAAATGATTTTTCTGAATCGCTGATACAGCAGATTGATACAATGAGTTCTGTAGCATCTGCCTTTTCAGATTTTGCCTCTATGCCTGCCCAGCAAAATGAACTGCTGAATGTTGTAGAAGTGATAGAACTGACTTTGGATATTTTTCATGAGGATTATATTGTTTTTGAATGCTCTGAAAAAGAGATTGTTTCAAAAATTGACAGAACACAGCTCATTAGAATCATCACAAATTTGGTCAAAAATGCCACACAGGCTATTCCAGACAATCAGGAAACTAAAATGGTATTGGTAAGCCTAAAAAAAGAAAAAAATCAAGTTGTCATTATTATAAAAGACAATGGAACAGGTATAAATCCAGAACATATTGACAATATTTTTGAACCCAAATTCACTACCAAAAACAGCGGAATGGGTCTAGGTCTCGGAATCATAAAAAACATTATAGAAAACTACAACGGAACAATTACCTTTGAAACTAAATTTGGAAGAGGAACTATTTTTACGGTTACCCTCCCCATTATTAACTCCTAAAATAAACTCCATGAACTACGACAATCTTTTAATTACAATAGAAAACAACATCGCAACTGTTGTAATCAATAGACCAGCCAAGCTAAATGCTTTGAATATTGCAACTATAAATGATTTGCACAAAGCCATTAAAGTGTTGGGTAAAAACAAAGAAATTCAAGTTATTATACTCACAGGAAGCGGAGATAAAGCGTTTGTTGCCGGTGCTGATATTTCAGAATTTGCTCATTTCACTATTGAAGAAGGAACGCAGCTGGCTTTTCAAGGACAAGAATTGCTTTTTAACTATATAGAAAATCTAAAAACACCTGTCATTGCAGCAATCAATGGATTTGCTTTGGGTGGCGGATTAGAACTGGCGATGGCCTGCCATATCAGAATCGCTTCTGATAATGCCAAAATGGGACTTCCAGAGGTTTCTCTTGGCGTTATTCCAGGATATGGAGGAACACAGCGTTTACCGCAATTAGTAGGGAAAGGCCGTGCAATGGAAATGATACTGACTGCAGGAATGATTACCGCCGATGAAGCTAAGCAATACGGCCTAGTAAATCACGTAGTACTTCAAGCTGAACTAATCGGATTTACTGATTCTATTGCTCAAAAAATTATAAAAAACTCTCCTTTTGCAATTGGCAGAGCTATAAAATCTATCAACGCTAATTTTGCTGAAGGCAAAAACGGTTATGAAACTGAGATTAAAAACTTCGGACGTTGTTTTGGAACCGAGGATTTCAACGAAGGAACTAAAGCGTTTTTAGAAAAAAGAAAAGCTGTTTTTAAGGGGAAATAAAAAAGTGTTCAGTATTCAGAAAAGCAGCATTCAGATAGCTGACTAATTGAATTCATATCTTCAAAATATCAAATTATTATATATTTTTGATATTACAATATCAAATTATTATATATTTTTGATATTACAATATCAAATTATTATATATTTGCATTGTAATTTGGATGCAAAATGATAAATAGAAGCCCACAAACAGAAATTGACAGCTACCTTTTCAAAGGGAAAGCAATATTGGTATTTGGCGCAAGGCAAGTAGGTAAAACGTCTTTGATAAAAAACACTGTCAAAGGGGAATCGTTTTTATGGTTAAATGGCGATGAACCCGACACCCAGCTTTTATTGGAAAACGTCACAACCGACAGATTAAAGGCTCTAATCGGAGATAATAAAATTATTGTCATTGACGAAGCCCAAATGATTCATAACATTGGCTTACTCATCAAAAGAATGGTTGATAATTATCCCGAAATTCAAGTCATTGCCTCTGGAAGCAGTGCTTTCGAATTAGCAGACAAAACCAAGGAATCGATGGTGGGAAGAAAAGAGGAATTACAGCTTTTCCCTTTGAGTTATGGCGAAATGGTTAAACATTCCAATTTTATTGAAGAAACCCGTTTAGTAGCTCATCGTTTGGTTTTTGGTTATTATCCAGAAGTGGTTACCAGTGTTGGCAAAGAAGAAAAAATTCTCAATGATTTGGTTGAAGGTTTTCTTTATAAAGACATCCTGAACTTGGAAGGTGTAAAAAAATCAGCAACTTTACAGCGATTGGTACAAATGCTGGCATATCGAATTGGCAGTGAAATTAGTTATAATTCTCTAGCCAATGATTTAGGAATAAATCGATTGACAGTTGAGAAATACATTGATATTCTAGAGAAAAACTTTATTGTTTTTAGTCTAAATGCTTTTAGCAAAAACCAA
Protein-coding sequences here:
- a CDS encoding ATP-binding protein, which gives rise to MINRSPQTEIDSYLFKGKAILVFGARQVGKTSLIKNTVKGESFLWLNGDEPDTQLLLENVTTDRLKALIGDNKIIVIDEAQMIHNIGLLIKRMVDNYPEIQVIASGSSAFELADKTKESMVGRKEELQLFPLSYGEMVKHSNFIEETRLVAHRLVFGYYPEVVTSVGKEEKILNDLVEGFLYKDILNLEGVKKSATLQRLVQMLAYRIGSEISYNSLANDLGINRLTVEKYIDILEKNFIVFSLNAFSKNQDNELKKGRKVYFWDNGLRNRIIKNFNPIELRDDIGALWENFIISERKKKLAYENQFKDTYFWRNAQQAEIDYLEVKNTEIEAFEIKYNPNQKVRFTKSFTEKYHPKTTQVIHKENFWDYLL
- a CDS encoding CopD family protein; protein product: MEIYNYLKSLHLIFVITWFAGLFYIVRLFVYQIEAADKPSPEKEILQKQYKIMTYRLWYIITWPSAVFASIFAFWMLFFTPMGKAWLQMPWMHVKLGFVFVLYLYHLKCQQIFSQLQRDEVKYTTNFMRLWNEIATIILFAVVFLVVLKNAVNWIYGVIGIFIFSITIMLGFKFYKKIREKNNS
- a CDS encoding enoyl-CoA hydratase/isomerase family protein, with amino-acid sequence MNYDNLLITIENNIATVVINRPAKLNALNIATINDLHKAIKVLGKNKEIQVIILTGSGDKAFVAGADISEFAHFTIEEGTQLAFQGQELLFNYIENLKTPVIAAINGFALGGGLELAMACHIRIASDNAKMGLPEVSLGVIPGYGGTQRLPQLVGKGRAMEMILTAGMITADEAKQYGLVNHVVLQAELIGFTDSIAQKIIKNSPFAIGRAIKSINANFAEGKNGYETEIKNFGRCFGTEDFNEGTKAFLEKRKAVFKGK
- a CDS encoding PAS domain-containing sensor histidine kinase; the encoded protein is MIILIIATSLLLITISIIQYKNVAKKYNQRRIEGMEMYVKKHIDYMLSTTDYPLTDDNIKIIFKDKIHEISDIQNTEIQIYSLDGKLIKSSKESFSIEKYTPTVSKFILRLVNSSIDKRFLEVKTVNGIKYRSSYSLIKNKKFKPIAILKLPNIPDDGYYEKELNSFLIRLVQVYSLMIAIAFGLAYILSSFITKPIYDFAEKLRETSLNQKNEKIPFSAKIKEINMLLIAYNRMTEELERNAIVLAQNERDLAWREMAKQVAHEIKNPLTPMRLTIQSFQRKFNPEEPNIRQKLNDFSESLIQQIDTMSSVASAFSDFASMPAQQNELLNVVEVIELTLDIFHEDYIVFECSEKEIVSKIDRTQLIRIITNLVKNATQAIPDNQETKMVLVSLKKEKNQVVIIIKDNGTGINPEHIDNIFEPKFTTKNSGMGLGLGIIKNIIENYNGTITFETKFGRGTIFTVTLPIINS